From the Natrarchaeobaculum aegyptiacum genome, one window contains:
- a CDS encoding CopG family ribbon-helix-helix protein: MPVVSVSMPDELLARLDGVAEEYEYTGRSEVVREGTRTLLSEFDDPSLEGRPLAGTVAVFSRPGGDRHDHHVGTLRHEYEATIVSSDHSHVGGCCLDLFVLEGQLETISTFVGTCRALEGVSAVEYSLTPLDDLG; this comes from the coding sequence ATGCCAGTCGTCAGCGTCTCGATGCCCGACGAACTGCTCGCGCGCCTCGACGGCGTCGCCGAGGAGTACGAGTACACCGGCCGCAGCGAGGTCGTCCGCGAGGGAACCAGAACCCTGCTGTCGGAGTTCGACGACCCCTCGCTCGAGGGCCGGCCGCTTGCCGGGACCGTGGCCGTCTTCTCCCGGCCCGGGGGCGACCGGCACGACCACCACGTCGGCACGCTCCGCCACGAGTACGAAGCTACCATCGTCTCGAGCGACCACAGCCACGTCGGCGGGTGCTGCCTCGACCTGTTCGTCCTCGAAGGGCAACTCGAGACGATCTCGACGTTCGTCGGCACCTGCCGGGCGCTCGAGGGCGTTTCGGCGGTCGAGTACTCGCTTACTCCGCTCGACGACCTCGGGTGA